The Thermodesulfobacteriota bacterium genome has a window encoding:
- a CDS encoding MFS transporter yields MADESKSLGLYKKTINSWALYHWAENGYGTAVMVAVLPIYYSKVAASTLTPNQATVYWGYTTTIALIIVAILAPILGTIANLIGIRKRLLMIFAAIGILSSASFYFVKTGDWLMASLIFIVSNIAFALADVFHDSFLPHISRDDDIDRVSSRGFAAGYLGGGLILIISIAIIQLMSDKGLAARLTFITSALWWAVFTVPLILNVKEPGGSGQLRANPIKESLSELMRTFRNVRRYKQLTLFLIAFLIYNDGIYTIFKMATIYGAELGLGQNTLIGSLLVALIVGFPSAVFFGWLAKRIGAKNCIYICLLGYTLISIGAFFISKPIDFWILGAAVGIVMGGAQGLSRSYFGAMVPKSKTAEFFGFYGMSSRIGGFLGPLVFAVVGQAMGNSRYAIISLIVFFVLGAILLFKVDEKEGINIANEENL; encoded by the coding sequence ATGGCGGACGAATCAAAGAGTCTGGGCTTATATAAAAAAACCATAAACTCGTGGGCGCTGTATCACTGGGCTGAAAATGGTTATGGTACGGCAGTCATGGTAGCGGTATTGCCTATTTATTATAGTAAAGTGGCTGCATCGACTCTGACTCCTAATCAAGCTACAGTCTATTGGGGATACACGACAACAATTGCGCTTATTATCGTGGCAATTCTAGCCCCGATACTTGGAACAATTGCTAATCTTATTGGAATCAGAAAGAGATTGCTAATGATTTTTGCTGCCATAGGAATTCTTTCTTCAGCCAGCTTTTATTTCGTTAAGACCGGCGACTGGCTCATGGCGTCATTAATATTTATAGTGAGCAATATAGCTTTTGCATTAGCCGATGTATTTCATGATTCCTTCCTGCCACATATATCTAGGGATGATGATATAGACAGAGTATCGAGCAGAGGGTTTGCAGCAGGTTATCTTGGGGGAGGATTAATTCTAATTATAAGCATAGCCATCATACAGCTCATGTCGGATAAGGGCCTAGCGGCAAGGCTGACATTTATCACATCTGCTCTTTGGTGGGCAGTTTTTACAGTTCCTCTTATATTAAATGTTAAAGAACCTGGAGGATCTGGTCAGCTTCGAGCAAATCCTATAAAAGAAAGTCTTTCAGAACTTATGAGAACATTTCGTAATGTAAGACGCTACAAGCAGTTAACTTTGTTTTTGATCGCTTTTCTTATATATAACGATGGTATCTATACAATTTTCAAGATGGCTACTATATATGGGGCAGAGCTAGGATTGGGCCAGAATACTTTAATTGGATCACTTCTTGTTGCATTGATTGTCGGATTTCCCTCTGCCGTTTTCTTTGGATGGCTGGCAAAGCGTATTGGGGCTAAGAATTGTATCTACATATGCCTGCTTGGCTATACTCTTATTTCGATTGGAGCCTTTTTTATATCTAAGCCGATCGATTTCTGGATACTTGGAGCTGCAGTCGGAATAGTAATGGGAGGCGCTCAAGGACTTAGTCGATCATACTTTGGCGCCATGGTGCCAAAATCAAAGACCGCAGAGTTTTTTGGATTCTACGGCATGAGCTCAAGAATTGGCGGTTTTTTAGGCCCTCTAGTATTTGCAGTAGTTGGCCAGGCAATGGGAAATAGCAGGTATGCCATTATATCTCTTATTGTATTCTTTGTACTAGGAGCAATTTTACTATTTAAAGTGGATGAAAAAGAAGGGATCAACATTGCAAACGAAGAAAACCTATAA